From the genome of Gammaproteobacteria bacterium, one region includes:
- a CDS encoding HAMP domain-containing protein, with protein MITITLLAFASMAASLFITNTTEGLATAINESGTLRMSSYRIANELIHNTVDNREHWIKTHQLITEFEKHLSNFNLNSVRPNEKHHHLHTGYAQTEKQWVEEIRPLFDTYLDGIMDIQTAGNAGMDMSISEAAVTNLRNRYFMIAPDFVANIDNLVALLEQDAKIKIKRLRNFQFIVLILTIILVLIALVLIYSRIQKPLKQLLTGAEKARNGDFSFRSTYTGKDELGQLGSAFNSMAEDLSKIYTELEERVQQKTIDLEQSNLSLELLYKTVNRLNEAESLNTTYPIILEDIEKLPGIGKGAICLNNNKKENATMLASTLPIDDLVTQLCEETNCRQCLTGKKNHLINITDNNKNKKQLLTIPIQDQTQQYGVLIIEQTNNKPVTPWQQQLLENITNHIGIAIKLSQQSAETRRLALIEERGAIARELHDSLAQSLTFMKIQVSRLQAISEKSSNNPEEINIISELRIGLNSAYRELRELLTTFRLKIDGNDFNDTLHKTVLEFNDRSETNISCDSKITYFDLSPNEEIHILQLIREALSNIIQHAHASRAFLLIQYNSVGDIQIIIEDNGIGIDKEQSKTHHYGLSIMKERAKTLDGTFEIINNQDTGTEVKLTFTPINKATPVQINE; from the coding sequence ATGATAACAATTACCCTGCTGGCCTTTGCCAGCATGGCAGCATCATTATTTATTACCAATACTACAGAAGGCCTGGCTACCGCCATTAATGAATCGGGCACCTTACGCATGAGCTCCTACCGAATAGCAAATGAGCTTATACATAACACAGTAGATAATCGTGAACATTGGATAAAAACACATCAGCTTATTACTGAATTTGAAAAACACCTATCTAATTTCAATCTAAATAGCGTGCGCCCCAATGAGAAACATCACCACTTACACACAGGATATGCACAAACTGAGAAACAGTGGGTAGAAGAAATAAGACCATTGTTTGACACTTATCTAGATGGGATTATGGACATCCAGACAGCAGGTAACGCAGGAATGGATATGTCCATTAGTGAGGCTGCGGTTACTAATCTACGTAATCGCTACTTTATGATCGCGCCCGATTTTGTTGCCAACATTGACAATCTTGTTGCACTGCTGGAACAAGATGCAAAAATAAAAATTAAACGCTTACGCAATTTTCAGTTCATTGTATTAATACTGACCATAATACTGGTTTTAATTGCTCTTGTTCTTATCTATAGCCGCATACAAAAACCATTAAAACAACTACTTACAGGGGCAGAAAAAGCCCGGAATGGGGACTTTTCATTTCGTTCAACCTATACGGGCAAGGATGAATTAGGACAACTGGGATCAGCCTTCAATTCCATGGCTGAAGATCTTTCAAAGATTTATACAGAGTTGGAAGAACGCGTACAACAGAAAACCATTGATCTAGAGCAAAGCAATCTATCATTAGAACTCCTCTATAAAACCGTTAACCGCTTAAATGAAGCTGAATCTCTGAACACAACGTATCCGATAATTCTGGAGGATATAGAGAAACTACCCGGCATTGGTAAAGGTGCCATTTGTCTGAATAATAATAAAAAAGAGAATGCTACTATGTTGGCTTCAACCTTGCCTATAGATGATCTTGTCACACAATTATGCGAAGAAACCAATTGCAGACAATGCCTGACAGGTAAAAAAAATCATTTAATAAATATTACTGACAACAATAAAAATAAAAAACAACTACTCACTATACCTATTCAAGACCAGACCCAACAATATGGTGTTTTAATAATAGAGCAAACCAATAACAAACCTGTTACACCCTGGCAACAGCAATTACTTGAAAATATTACCAATCATATCGGGATAGCCATTAAACTCTCACAACAATCAGCAGAAACCCGTCGACTGGCCTTAATTGAAGAACGTGGTGCCATCGCACGGGAATTACATGATTCCCTGGCACAATCACTAACCTTTATGAAGATCCAGGTAAGCCGCCTACAGGCAATATCTGAAAAATCTTCTAATAATCCCGAGGAAATAAATATTATTTCTGAATTACGTATTGGGCTTAATAGCGCCTATCGTGAATTACGCGAGTTATTAACCACCTTCCGTCTAAAAATTGATGGCAATGACTTCAATGACACATTACATAAGACCGTCCTTGAATTTAATGATCGTAGTGAAACAAACATAAGTTGCGATAGTAAAATCACTTATTTCGACCTAAGCCCTAATGAAGAAATACATATACTCCAACTAATACGTGAAGCGCTATCAAATATCATTCAACATGCCCATGCCTCCAGAGCCTTTCTCCTCATACAATATAATTCTGTTGGTGACATACAGATAATTATCGAAGATAACGGCATAGGAATCGATAAAGAACAATCAAAAACACATCATTATGGACTAAGCATAATGAAAGAACGCGCTAAAACACTGGATGGCACATTTGAAATAATCAATAATCAAGACACTGGAACCGAGGTTAAATTAACATTCACACCAATAAACAAGGCAACCCCTGTACAGATCAATGAATAA
- the narL gene encoding two-component system response regulator NarL, whose product MNKIITILVIDDHPLIRRGIRDLVSMDNSFEVVADADNGLSGIELAKSLQPDIILLDFNMDKMNGLETLKAIKAANINSRVIILTVSDNEKNVVETLRAGADGYLLKDMEPEDMLQRLHQVVNGHIILSQKVSELIVRGLHKESSIKAREKTELTQREEQILSLVAKGLSNKVIARQLNIVESTVKVHVKNILRKLNLHSRVEAAVWVVEQKAKKNQGN is encoded by the coding sequence ATGAATAAAATAATTACAATTCTGGTTATTGATGATCATCCTCTGATTCGAAGAGGCATCCGAGACCTGGTGTCCATGGATAATTCTTTTGAGGTGGTTGCCGATGCCGATAATGGCCTTAGTGGTATCGAGCTGGCAAAATCACTACAACCTGACATTATCCTGCTTGACTTTAACATGGACAAGATGAATGGACTGGAAACACTAAAAGCAATAAAGGCTGCAAACATTAATAGCCGGGTTATTATATTAACCGTATCAGATAATGAAAAAAATGTAGTTGAAACCTTACGAGCAGGTGCAGATGGCTATCTCCTGAAGGACATGGAACCGGAAGATATGCTACAACGACTGCACCAGGTTGTTAATGGGCATATTATACTTAGCCAGAAGGTATCTGAATTAATTGTCCGTGGATTACATAAAGAATCCAGTATAAAAGCACGAGAAAAAACAGAACTAACCCAGCGTGAAGAGCAGATTTTATCTCTTGTTGCAAAAGGCCTCAGCAACAAAGTCATTGCCCGACAACTCAATATTGTTGAATCCACAGTCAAGGTTCATGTAAAAAATATACTACGAAAATTAAATCTTCATAGTCGGGTTGAGGCAGCAGTATGGGTAGTGGAACAAAAAGCAAAAAAAAACCAGGGGAACTAG
- a CDS encoding DUF255 domain-containing protein, whose amino-acid sequence MKCTVFIFSVCLLVLSSLAYSDKSNLGNRLILESSPYLLQHANNPVDWYPWGKEAFDRARQENKPIFLSIGYAACHWCHVMRKESFENIDIARFLNKHFIAIKVDRERRPDIDEFYGNAVMAFQGHQGWPMSVFLTPDKKPFYGGTYYPAKAFRALLSEMSDYWTNQREQAVNQASQLVDQLYSRKKTGGQALMFDKVLRNRAIKSLLSIVDRDNGGFGEGSKFPREPWLYLLLDDSYGKAEDNLSLMSLRTTLTRMAYGGIYDQLGGGFHRYTTDPHWRTPHFEKMLYNQALLVPLYLRANDIYPDPLYRMVAQQTLDFVLKEMRSPQGGFYASLDADSEGGEGHYYLWTRDEWQALLNNDDSRLSASIFDVDEYGEMDNGDNVLYFYLTPEEYSDENNILLSSVLGKLNKIRFQLKQARNKRIKPALDKKIIMAWNGLAITALVEGAMRFSESDYLTYARGAARFIWENMQGDDHFYRINFQGKNSQDAQLEDYAYYLQALIALYDIDQDRAWLDKAKILAGMMQQLFWDNQQGGFYDIPVDQDTPLPIRPKTGFDKTLPSGNAVAARMFIRLARRTGDDAYYDKVNAVLALFFPETKETPSAFSSLLVASREEQEGVVTLPVYAARGHVRIDAFIRAVNDKQYTLNIEMKFDDKWHINSHTPFDTQLIPTAIRLQEPSEWTLSDIQYPEHEVVKLGFSQQALALYQGYVSIRSLLKKGSTSVNPSIRLRLQACNDQLCLPPEDLLLYPRFMVNHIVE is encoded by the coding sequence ATGAAATGCACGGTATTCATTTTTTCAGTCTGTCTGTTGGTGCTCTCTTCGCTTGCCTATAGCGATAAGTCGAACCTTGGCAATCGCCTTATCCTGGAGTCCTCCCCTTATCTGTTACAACATGCAAATAATCCGGTGGATTGGTATCCCTGGGGTAAAGAAGCCTTTGATCGGGCACGGCAGGAAAACAAGCCGATTTTTCTTTCAATTGGTTATGCGGCATGTCATTGGTGCCATGTGATGAGGAAAGAGAGTTTTGAGAATATAGATATTGCCCGGTTTTTAAATAAACATTTTATTGCCATCAAGGTAGATAGGGAACGTCGCCCTGATATTGATGAGTTTTATGGTAATGCTGTGATGGCCTTTCAAGGACATCAGGGCTGGCCTATGTCGGTGTTTCTTACGCCGGATAAAAAGCCTTTTTATGGTGGCACTTATTATCCTGCCAAGGCATTCCGAGCACTTTTATCCGAGATGTCAGATTATTGGACTAATCAAAGAGAACAAGCGGTTAATCAGGCTAGTCAATTGGTTGATCAATTGTATAGTAGAAAAAAAACAGGGGGGCAAGCCTTAATGTTTGATAAGGTTCTCAGGAACAGGGCAATTAAGTCTCTATTATCGATTGTTGATCGTGATAATGGTGGATTTGGTGAGGGGAGTAAGTTTCCTCGTGAACCATGGTTGTATCTTTTGCTGGATGATAGTTATGGCAAGGCAGAGGATAACCTCTCGTTAATGTCATTACGTACTACATTAACCCGAATGGCCTATGGCGGTATTTATGATCAATTGGGTGGTGGTTTTCATCGTTATACAACAGATCCTCACTGGAGAACACCTCATTTTGAAAAGATGTTGTATAACCAGGCCTTGTTAGTGCCTTTATATTTGCGTGCTAATGATATTTATCCTGATCCATTATACCGAATGGTTGCACAACAAACGCTTGATTTTGTATTAAAAGAAATGCGCTCTCCACAGGGTGGGTTTTATGCTTCTCTGGATGCGGATAGTGAGGGTGGTGAGGGACATTATTATTTATGGACACGGGATGAATGGCAAGCACTGTTGAATAATGATGATAGCCGGTTGTCAGCCAGTATTTTTGATGTAGATGAATATGGTGAGATGGATAACGGGGATAATGTTCTCTATTTTTATCTGACACCGGAAGAATATTCTGATGAGAATAATATATTACTTTCCAGTGTGTTAGGTAAATTAAATAAGATTCGCTTTCAGTTGAAGCAGGCGCGTAATAAACGTATTAAACCTGCGCTGGATAAAAAAATAATAATGGCTTGGAATGGCCTTGCTATTACAGCTTTGGTTGAGGGTGCTATGCGGTTTAGTGAGTCAGATTACCTGACTTATGCCAGGGGTGCGGCTCGATTTATATGGGAAAACATGCAGGGTGATGATCACTTTTATCGTATCAATTTCCAGGGGAAAAATTCGCAGGATGCACAATTAGAGGATTATGCCTATTACCTACAGGCATTAATTGCTCTTTATGATATTGATCAGGATAGGGCCTGGCTGGATAAGGCAAAAATCCTGGCTGGAATGATGCAGCAATTATTTTGGGATAATCAGCAGGGTGGTTTCTATGATATTCCTGTTGATCAGGATACTCCTTTACCGATACGACCCAAAACAGGCTTTGATAAAACACTGCCTTCAGGCAATGCTGTTGCAGCGCGCATGTTTATACGGCTTGCTCGTCGCACAGGTGATGATGCCTATTATGATAAAGTTAATGCAGTATTAGCACTATTTTTCCCCGAAACCAAAGAAACGCCAAGTGCTTTTTCCAGTCTTTTAGTGGCTTCCCGTGAGGAACAAGAAGGGGTTGTTACACTGCCGGTTTATGCGGCACGGGGGCATGTTCGTATTGACGCTTTTATCCGTGCTGTGAATGATAAACAATATACCCTGAATATTGAGATGAAATTTGATGATAAGTGGCATATTAATTCTCATACCCCTTTTGATACTCAACTGATTCCTACTGCTATTCGTTTGCAAGAACCGTCAGAATGGACACTGTCTGATATCCAGTATCCTGAGCATGAGGTGGTAAAACTGGGTTTTAGCCAACAGGCTTTGGCTCTTTATCAGGGGTATGTTAGTATTCGATCCCTGTTGAAGAAAGGATCAACAAGTGTGAATCCATCTATCAGATTACGATTGCAGGCGTGTAATGATCAGCTTTGTCTGCCACCTGAAGATTTATTGTTATATCCCCGCTTTATGGTCAATCACATCGTGGAATGA
- a CDS encoding TIGR01212 family radical SAM protein (This family includes YhcC from E. coli K-12, an uncharacterized radical SAM protein.), producing the protein MALSDYIHTFGQAMKKLYGERIHKLAIDAEFTCPNRDGTKGVGGCTFCNNSSFSPNGRQPKSLGQQIEAGRQVILKRTRASKYIAYFQAYTNTYADINQLKELYDRALSEPDVIGLAIGTRPDCVPEPVVKLLQAYQQQGYEIWLELGLQSSSNETLERVNRGHTYEDYCDAVQMARQHGIKVCTHLIIGFPGETGKDAEETLLKVLDKGVDGLKIHPLHVVKGTVLANEWREGQYQPLDFDDYIQTVANIVELTPKKIIFHRLTGTASENLLLAPQWCSKKWHVLNSIERELINRGSYQGAALENDYAFST; encoded by the coding sequence ATGGCCTTATCCGATTATATTCACACCTTTGGTCAGGCCATGAAAAAACTGTATGGTGAACGCATCCATAAGCTGGCGATTGATGCTGAATTTACCTGCCCAAACAGGGATGGAACAAAAGGTGTTGGCGGCTGCACCTTTTGTAATAACAGCTCATTCAGTCCCAATGGTCGACAACCAAAATCATTAGGACAACAGATTGAAGCCGGACGACAGGTTATTCTAAAACGTACCCGAGCCAGTAAATACATTGCCTACTTTCAAGCCTACACCAATACCTATGCTGATATCAACCAGCTAAAAGAACTTTATGATCGGGCACTTTCCGAGCCGGATGTCATTGGTCTCGCCATTGGCACCCGCCCGGACTGCGTCCCCGAACCGGTAGTCAAATTACTGCAAGCATACCAACAACAAGGTTATGAAATCTGGCTGGAACTGGGGCTGCAATCATCCTCAAACGAGACCCTGGAGCGTGTCAATCGTGGACATACCTATGAGGACTATTGTGACGCAGTACAAATGGCTCGACAGCATGGTATAAAGGTATGCACACACCTGATTATCGGTTTTCCCGGAGAGACGGGGAAAGATGCCGAAGAAACCTTACTAAAGGTTCTGGATAAAGGCGTTGATGGTTTAAAGATTCATCCTCTGCATGTTGTAAAAGGCACTGTACTGGCTAACGAATGGCGTGAAGGACAATACCAGCCACTTGATTTTGATGACTACATTCAGACAGTTGCCAACATAGTGGAGTTAACACCCAAAAAAATTATATTTCACCGACTAACAGGTACAGCATCGGAAAATTTACTATTAGCACCACAGTGGTGCTCAAAAAAATGGCATGTACTTAATTCAATAGAGAGGGAACTAATCAATCGAGGCAGCTATCAAGGCGCTGCGCTGGAGAATGATTATGCCTTCAGCACGTAA
- a CDS encoding U32 family peptidase produces the protein MPSARKKIDLVCPAGSLPALKTAVDHGADAVYIGFRNETNARNFPGLNFDNEEVRQGIKYAHNKGCKVLLALNTYPQPEHFNRWTQAVRQAALLGIDAVILADPGLMRYATRNFPGLRLHLSVQGSATTRHAIAFYHEQFNIQRVVLPRVLSLKQIKNIVDSSPVEVEVFGFGSLCVMVEGRCALSSYVTGESPNTCGVCSPAKDVRWEETAQGRQSRLNNVLIDRYAKGEAAGYPTLCKGRFKVGESENIFYAMEEPTSLNTLEILPDLITMGVAAIKIEGRQRSPAYVRQVTSVMRAALDCCQNNLNNYKIDKRWISTLDKVSEGRSHTLGAFHRPWQ, from the coding sequence ATGCCTTCAGCACGTAAAAAGATCGACCTGGTTTGCCCTGCCGGCAGTCTACCTGCACTAAAAACAGCCGTTGATCATGGCGCTGATGCGGTATACATTGGATTTCGTAATGAAACCAATGCTCGCAATTTTCCCGGACTGAATTTTGATAATGAAGAAGTAAGACAGGGTATTAAATATGCACATAATAAAGGCTGCAAGGTACTGCTCGCGCTAAATACCTATCCCCAGCCTGAACATTTTAACCGTTGGACTCAAGCAGTAAGACAGGCAGCGTTACTCGGTATCGATGCAGTAATACTGGCTGATCCTGGATTAATGCGCTATGCAACCCGTAATTTCCCCGGTTTACGGCTGCATTTATCGGTACAAGGCTCTGCAACCACCCGCCACGCGATTGCCTTTTATCACGAACAATTTAATATCCAGCGCGTTGTTCTGCCACGGGTATTATCTCTAAAACAAATTAAAAACATTGTTGATTCCAGTCCAGTCGAGGTCGAAGTGTTTGGCTTTGGTAGCCTGTGTGTAATGGTTGAAGGACGGTGCGCGCTTTCATCTTATGTTACTGGAGAATCACCCAACACCTGCGGAGTTTGTTCACCCGCAAAGGATGTCCGTTGGGAAGAGACCGCTCAAGGTCGTCAATCACGGCTCAATAATGTGCTCATTGATCGTTATGCAAAAGGTGAGGCAGCGGGATATCCTACCTTATGCAAAGGTCGCTTCAAGGTGGGTGAAAGCGAAAATATATTTTACGCCATGGAAGAGCCAACCAGTCTGAATACACTGGAGATATTACCTGACCTTATAACAATGGGTGTTGCAGCCATCAAGATTGAAGGCCGTCAACGAAGTCCTGCCTATGTCAGGCAGGTCACCAGTGTCATGCGCGCTGCATTAGACTGTTGTCAGAATAATCTCAATAACTATAAAATCGATAAACGCTGGATATCAACACTGGACAAGGTATCTGAAGGTCGTTCACATACCCTCGGTGCCTTCCATAGACCATGGCAATAA
- a CDS encoding U32 family peptidase: MKLSLGPIQYYWPEDKVRSFYQQATDWPVDIIYLGEVVCSKRRELKLNDWLDIASQLQQAGKEVVLSTLILLEADSELKRLEHICAQTDFKVEANDMSAVYLLNKQSSFIAGPHINSYNPETIDVLHECGAIRWVMPFELSQHTLRDLIKQKPGGMESEVLVYGRIPLAFSARCFTARAHNVGKDQCELRCLADNKGLPLLTQEGDELFTINGIQLQSGVPCNLVSELDSLEKTGVDILRLSPELKGMGELIDIFHQTSIGEISSQQAESRIQKRSDDNKWCNGFWHGEPGMNWQ; the protein is encoded by the coding sequence ATGAAATTATCACTCGGCCCCATCCAATATTACTGGCCAGAAGACAAGGTTCGCAGCTTTTACCAACAGGCTACAGACTGGCCTGTTGATATTATCTATCTAGGTGAAGTGGTCTGTTCCAAACGGCGTGAATTAAAACTCAATGACTGGCTTGATATTGCTTCTCAGTTACAACAGGCAGGTAAAGAAGTGGTGCTATCCACCCTGATCTTGCTTGAGGCCGATTCAGAACTAAAAAGACTGGAACATATCTGTGCCCAAACAGACTTCAAAGTTGAAGCCAATGATATGTCAGCAGTGTATTTACTCAATAAACAGTCCAGCTTTATTGCTGGCCCTCATATCAATAGCTACAACCCGGAGACCATTGATGTACTACATGAGTGTGGTGCCATACGTTGGGTGATGCCTTTTGAATTAAGTCAGCATACCTTACGCGATCTCATTAAACAAAAGCCTGGTGGTATGGAAAGCGAAGTACTGGTTTATGGTCGCATACCCCTGGCATTTTCAGCCCGATGCTTCACTGCAAGAGCTCACAATGTTGGTAAAGATCAGTGTGAACTGCGCTGCCTTGCTGATAACAAAGGTCTGCCTCTATTGACCCAGGAAGGTGACGAGTTATTTACTATTAACGGCATACAATTACAATCAGGAGTACCCTGTAATCTGGTTAGCGAACTGGATAGTCTGGAGAAAACGGGCGTTGATATTTTACGCCTGTCACCTGAATTAAAGGGTATGGGGGAATTGATTGATATATTTCATCAAACATCAATAGGTGAAATATCATCACAACAGGCTGAAAGCAGAATACAAAAACGCAGTGATGACAATAAGTGGTGTAACGGATTCTGGCATGGCGAGCCCGGCATGAACTGGCAATAA